A window of the Virgibacillus pantothenticus genome harbors these coding sequences:
- a CDS encoding ATP-binding cassette domain-containing protein, whose protein sequence is MEVIVCDKLTKKQRQMFTLKDLSLSIQENTIIGVIGRNGAGKTTLLKILAGLWRGSSGNVRVFGEDPFNSLRVSANTIYISNEMVFPSSLSLSALLTEAGRFYPSWNDRIARRLFDYFAFRSNDLYTQLSTGKRNTFNAIIGLSSRCPITIFDEPTTGMDQAVRNDFYRALLKDYLEVPRTILFSSHHLEEIEELLEYVLLLDKGKKQFYLPMDELKHEAIGLTGRTELIYTYIHGKTVIYRESMGADTTYVVVKANEVNMGKAKRLGIHVTPVSASDICVYVTSSEKGGIDHVYQ, encoded by the coding sequence ATGGAAGTGATCGTATGTGATAAGCTAACCAAAAAGCAGAGGCAAATGTTTACATTAAAGGATTTATCCTTATCAATTCAGGAAAATACGATAATCGGTGTAATCGGGCGAAATGGGGCGGGAAAAACAACATTGCTAAAAATACTTGCTGGATTATGGAGAGGTTCATCAGGTAACGTACGTGTATTTGGGGAAGATCCTTTCAATAGCTTAAGAGTATCTGCAAATACCATTTACATTAGCAATGAAATGGTATTTCCAAGCTCCTTATCTTTATCAGCCTTACTCACTGAAGCGGGACGCTTTTATCCAAGCTGGAATGACAGAATCGCTCGGCGACTATTCGATTATTTTGCTTTCCGCTCTAATGACTTGTATACACAGCTTTCGACTGGGAAAAGAAATACTTTTAACGCCATTATCGGATTGTCTTCTCGTTGCCCCATCACGATATTTGATGAACCAACAACAGGAATGGATCAGGCAGTACGCAATGATTTTTACCGTGCTTTACTAAAGGATTATTTGGAAGTGCCACGTACCATCCTGTTTTCTAGCCATCACTTAGAAGAGATTGAAGAACTGCTCGAATATGTTTTGCTGTTAGATAAAGGGAAAAAACAATTCTATCTTCCAATGGACGAATTAAAACATGAAGCTATCGGTTTAACCGGTAGAACAGAGCTGATTTATACATATATACACGGAAAAACGGTGATCTATCGAGAGAGTATGGGAGCCGATACAACATATGTCGTTGTAAAAGCAAATGAAGTTAACATGGGAAAAGCAAAACGGCTTGGTATCCACGTTACACCTGTTTCAGCTAGTGATATTTGTGTCTATGTAACCAGTTCAGAAAAAGGAGGAATAGATCATGTCTATCAATGA
- a CDS encoding helix-turn-helix domain-containing protein, giving the protein MFHSIGTFQTDEQLASDFYIYECGFEDVKPRDPYQYQPIDYYLIHYILEGEGLFFINDEVHHLGAKQGFIIPPNTKNNYYPLVGNPWSYRWIGFKGAACYDLFSRCGLLRNTANGVENFTYRYENKRKMDDLFASVFTYSQNRKPYAAIGEAYHIINLFIEQYEEEMRCRITQGEKYVKYAIDMIEKNYDQSAFSVEQLAQMIKIERSYLYRLFKKYLNVNPTHYIVQYRINKSTELLKKSSSSIEEIAYLVGFNNPSHFSRQFSKCKGISPSKYRSQFKIIDTEQRNKENKLSSSI; this is encoded by the coding sequence TTGTTTCATTCTATTGGTACTTTCCAAACAGATGAGCAACTGGCTAGTGATTTTTACATTTATGAATGTGGCTTTGAGGATGTAAAGCCAAGAGACCCATATCAATATCAGCCAATTGATTATTATTTAATTCATTACATTCTTGAAGGAGAGGGGCTATTTTTTATTAACGATGAAGTACATCATTTAGGTGCAAAGCAGGGGTTTATTATCCCGCCAAACACGAAAAATAATTATTATCCACTTGTAGGAAATCCATGGAGCTATCGGTGGATTGGCTTTAAAGGTGCTGCCTGTTATGATTTATTTTCCCGATGCGGGTTATTAAGAAATACTGCTAATGGGGTGGAAAATTTCACGTATCGCTATGAAAATAAACGAAAAATGGATGATCTATTTGCTAGTGTGTTTACTTATTCACAAAACAGAAAGCCATATGCTGCGATTGGAGAAGCCTATCATATTATTAATCTATTCATCGAGCAATATGAAGAAGAAATGAGATGCAGGATAACGCAAGGAGAGAAGTATGTAAAATATGCGATTGATATGATTGAGAAAAATTATGATCAGTCTGCTTTTTCCGTTGAACAGCTAGCGCAAATGATAAAAATTGAGCGTTCCTATTTGTATCGGCTGTTTAAAAAGTATTTAAATGTAAATCCAACACACTATATTGTGCAATATCGCATTAATAAGTCGACAGAATTGCTTAAGAAAAGCAGTTCTAGCATTGAAGAGATAGCTTATTTAGTTGGTTTTAATAATCCTTCGCATTTTTCAAGACAGTTTTCAAAATGTAAAGGTATATCGCCGTCGAAATATCGGTCTCAATTTAAAATTATTGATACGGAGCAGAGAAATAAAGAGAATAAGTTGAGTTCATCCATCTGA
- a CDS encoding amino acid permease yields the protein MTENRKKISATSFLLMAFTAVFAFNNIINATASIGLSAVLTFLFATIFYFIPFALMIGEFSSANAESESGVYSWIRTSLGEKWAFLGSWSYFFVNLFYFTALLPQILIYASYTFTGKNIFGSGATIAISILSIFLFWLATFVSIKGVSWISKVTDVSGVARILMGVGFIVFALAVVFILGEPSAQEFTSESVMPSMNWNYFATLAWILQAVGGAEAIGVYVKDIKGGNKTFIRTIIIAAFSIGIMYALGSVAVGLIMPAEALQDNYSDALFEAFAILGSYFGIGDGITRFVGLIMLLSAVGSLVIWTAAPVKILFSEIPEGIFGKWVAKTNHEGNPTNALTLQAVVVTILLIIPALGIGSVNSLLKTLINMTAATSLIPVLFLLIAYIMFRVKKDDLPRTFKVGKRSTGIVMGIMLLVFFLFAFFVSTFPSPAALMDYFATGVVAEGSMNPLFSLTYNVVGIVIFIGFAFICYKRYERKEKIKGEENGHN from the coding sequence GTGACAGAAAATAGAAAAAAGATTAGCGCAACCTCATTTTTGTTAATGGCTTTTACGGCAGTTTTTGCATTTAATAACATCATAAATGCAACTGCAAGTATTGGTTTATCTGCAGTACTTACTTTTTTATTCGCCACTATCTTTTATTTTATTCCTTTTGCTCTAATGATTGGTGAGTTCTCTTCAGCCAACGCCGAGTCTGAATCAGGGGTATACAGCTGGATTAGAACATCGTTAGGTGAAAAATGGGCTTTTCTAGGATCATGGTCTTACTTTTTTGTCAACTTATTTTATTTTACCGCGTTACTGCCACAAATATTAATCTATGCTTCATACACCTTTACAGGAAAAAATATTTTTGGAAGTGGCGCAACCATTGCTATTTCCATTCTGTCCATTTTCCTTTTCTGGTTAGCTACATTTGTATCCATTAAAGGTGTTTCCTGGATTTCGAAAGTGACAGACGTATCAGGGGTAGCGCGAATTTTAATGGGGGTTGGCTTTATCGTTTTTGCCTTAGCTGTCGTATTTATTTTAGGTGAACCATCAGCACAGGAATTTACGAGCGAATCGGTTATGCCATCGATGAATTGGAATTACTTTGCCACGTTAGCTTGGATTTTACAAGCAGTTGGAGGGGCAGAAGCCATTGGCGTCTATGTAAAAGACATTAAAGGTGGTAATAAAACCTTTATTCGAACCATCATCATTGCTGCTTTTTCCATTGGAATTATGTATGCTTTAGGCTCAGTAGCGGTAGGTTTAATCATGCCTGCGGAAGCACTTCAGGATAACTACTCGGATGCTTTATTTGAAGCTTTCGCAATTTTAGGTAGCTATTTTGGCATTGGTGATGGCATTACAAGATTTGTAGGCTTAATCATGCTATTAAGTGCTGTCGGTTCGTTAGTAATCTGGACTGCTGCACCAGTTAAGATTTTGTTCTCCGAGATCCCAGAAGGCATCTTCGGGAAATGGGTTGCTAAGACAAACCATGAAGGGAATCCTACTAACGCTTTAACCTTGCAAGCAGTTGTTGTAACTATATTATTAATTATTCCTGCCTTAGGAATTGGTTCTGTCAATTCCTTGTTAAAAACATTGATTAATATGACAGCTGCAACATCACTAATACCTGTACTTTTCTTACTTATTGCTTACATCATGTTTCGAGTTAAAAAAGACGATCTTCCGAGAACGTTTAAAGTAGGAAAACGCTCAACAGGAATAGTCATGGGGATTATGCTATTAGTATTCTTTTTATTCGCTTTCTTTGTTTCCACATTCCCTTCACCTGCTGCGTTGATGGATTATTTTGCGACAGGAGTTGTTGCGGAAGGGTCGATGAATCCATTATTCAGCCTTACTTACAACGTAGTGGGGATTGTCATTTTCATTGGCTTTGCATTTATTTGCTACAAAAGATATGAAAGAAAAGAAAAAATAAAGGGTGAAGAAAATGGTCATAACTAA